In Nicotiana tabacum cultivar K326 chromosome 11, ASM71507v2, whole genome shotgun sequence, a single window of DNA contains:
- the LOC142166164 gene encoding inositol transporter 4-like — protein sequence MEGGPHKADKTEFTECWRTSWKTPYIMRLAFSAGIGGLLFGYDTGVISGALLYIRDDFKAVDKHTWLQETIVSMAVAGAIFGAGFGGWFNDKYGRRKSILLADILFFIGAIVMSVAPAPWVIIIGRILVGLGVGMASMTSPLYISEASPARIRGALVSTNGLLITGGQFLSYLINLAFTRTKGTWRWMLGVAGVPALIQFFLMLSLPESPRWLYRENKKDEARAILEKIYPAHEVEDEMKALEISIEAEKADTQFLGAGIFSKVKSAWSNTVVRRGLYAGITVQVAQQFVGINTVMYYSPTIVQLAGFASNKTALALSLITSGLNAVGSIVSMCFVDRFGRRRLMIVSMFGIIACLVVLSVLFMQASSHAPPISAFESNHFGSNSTCSAFLKAPDASSWNCMSCLQSSSDCAFCSNGDNKYHPGACLALNDDVRGLCRSEKRAWYTKGCPSKFGFFAVLLLGMYIISYSPGMGTAPWIVNSEIYPLRYRGIGGGIAAVANWVSNLIVSESFLTLTEAIGSAGTFLLFAGFSAIGLVAIFFLVPETKGLQFEEVEKMLEKGYKPKLFRKKTSEKTADAS from the exons ATGGAAGGCGGTCCTCACAAAGCGGATAAGACGGAGTTTACAGAATGTTGGAGGACGTCATGGAAAACGCCTTACATCATGCGTCTCGCCTTTTCTGCTGGTATTGGAGGGTTGCTGTTTGGTTATGATACCG GTGTGATTTCTGGTGCATTGCTTTATATTCGGGATGACTTCAAAGCTGTTGATAAGCATACTTGGTTGCAA GAAACCATAGTAAGCATGGCGGTTGCAGGGGCAATTTTTGGGGCAGGATTTGGTGGCTGGTTTAATGACAAGTATGGTCGGAGAAAATCGATTCTTTTAGCAGATATCTTGTTCTTTATTGGTGCAATCGTTATGTCAGTTGCGCCAGCACCGTGGGTGATAATTATTGGAAGAATTCTCGTCGGTTTAGGAGTTGGAATGGCTTCCATGACATCTCCACTTTATATCTCAGAAGCTTCCCCAGCTCGGATTAGAGGAGCTTTAGTTAGCACGAATGGTCTGCTAATTACGGGTGGACAGTTTCTATCTTATCTTATCAACTTAGCATTTACCAGG ACCAAAGGAACTTGGCGATGGATGCTCGGGGTAGCTGGAGTTCCTGCTTTGATTCAATTTTTCCTAATGCTATCCCTCCCCGAGTCACCTCGATGGTTGTATAGAGAG AACAAAAAAGACGAAGCTAGGGCTATATTAGAGAAGATATATCCGGCTCATGAAGTTGAAGATGAGATGAAAGCTTTGGAGATTTCCATTGAAGCAGAGAAGGCTGATACTCAATTCCTTGGAGCTggtattttctcaaaagtcaagaGTGCTTGGAGTAACACTGTTGTTCGTCGTGGTCTCTATGCCGGTATTACAGTCCAAGTGGCACAACAATTTGTCGGAATAAACACGGTCATGTATTACAGTCCGACGATTGTACAACTGGCTGGATTTGCTTCTAACAAGACAGCTTTAGCGCTCTCGCTCATAACATCTGGTCTCAATGCTGTCGGTTCCATTGTGAGTATGTGCTTTGTCGACAGATTCGGGAGGAGGAGGTTGATGATTGTCTCCATGTTTGGTATCATAGCATGCCTAGTGGTATTGTCTGTGCTCTTCATGCAAGCTTCTTCACATGCCCCGCCAATTAGTGCCTTTGAATCCAATCACTTTGGATCAAATTCCACATGCTCGGCATTTCTAAAAGCTCCCGATGCATCGTCCTGGAACTGTATGAGTTGCTTGCAGTCTTCCTCAGATTGTGCTTTCTGCTCTAATGGAGACAACAAA TATCATCCTGGTGCATGCTTGGCTTTAAATGATGATGTTAGAGGTTTATGCCGATCAGAAAAGCGTGCATGGTACACAAAAGGTTGTCCTAGCAAGTTCGGGTTCTTTGCAGTGTTGCTTCTTGGAATGTACATCATATCTTACTCTCCGGGAATGGGAACAGCGCCTTGGATCGTCAACTCTGAGATATACCCCTTAAGATACAGAGGTATTGGTGGTGGTATAGCGGCCGTTGCTAATTGGGTATCTAATCTTATAGTGAGCGAGTCGTTCTTGACTTTGACGGAGGCAATTGGTTCTGCTGGTACATTCCTTTTGTTTGCTGGATTCTCTGCAATTGGCTTAGTTGCCATATTCTTTCTTGTACCTGAAACAAAAGGCCTGCAATTTGAGGAAGTTGAGAAGATGCTTGAGAAAGGCTATAAACCAAAGTTGTTTCGCAAGAAAACGAGCGAAAAGACAGCAGATGCAAGCTAA